The DNA segment GAGAGGATGTAGCGTTAGTCAGTGATGCGGGGATGCCGACCATTTCCGATCCTGGAGTTGAATTAGTTCAACAAGCAATTGCCGAACAAATTCCCGTCGTTCCATTACCGGGAGCCAATGCTGCTCTTACGGCGTTAATTGCTTCAGGAATAGCAACACAACCTTTTTATTTTTACGGATTTCTTCACCGAAATAAAAAAGAGAAAAGAGAAGAACTGGATCAATTAAAAAATCAAAAAGCTACGTTAATCTTTTATGAAGCTCCTCATCGACTAAAAGAAACGCTTCTCCTTATGAAAGAAGTGTGGGACGACCGCCAAATCGTTCTTTGTCGTGAATTAACGAAAAAATTTGAAGAGTTTTTGCGTGGGACTCTTACAGAAGCAATTGAATGGGCGTCTTCGGAAGAGGTCCGTGGTGAATTTTGTATCGTCGTTGAGGGAGCGAAAGAGGGAAGTTCAGAAAGTGAAGATGAGATGTGGTGGACGCCGTTGTCTATCATTGAACATGTACATGCTTATATCGAAAACGAACAGATGTCGGCGAAAGATGCGATTAAACAAGTAGCCAAAGATCGTTC comes from the Bacillus sp. (in: firmicutes) genome and includes:
- the rsmI gene encoding 16S rRNA (cytidine(1402)-2'-O)-methyltransferase gives rise to the protein MMNRQKSYEKNDATGTLYLVPTPIGNLEDMTFRAIRMLKEVNVIAAEDTRNTKKLANYFEISTPIVSYHEHNKERSGQQLIERLKNGEDVALVSDAGMPTISDPGVELVQQAIAEQIPVVPLPGANAALTALIASGIATQPFYFYGFLHRNKKEKREELDQLKNQKATLIFYEAPHRLKETLLLMKEVWDDRQIVLCRELTKKFEEFLRGTLTEAIEWASSEEVRGEFCIVVEGAKEGSSESEDEMWWTPLSIIEHVHAYIENEQMSAKDAIKQVAKDRSMPKREVYQLYHQ